One Candidatus Peregrinibacteria bacterium genomic window, TTATAGAAGGAACAGTTGCGATTGGTTTAGTTGGTCTGGGGACGTATCTAGAGCGTTTAAACAATTCTGAAACATCTTCTTCGGAGTAACTTTCGCGGTAGCACCTTTCGCGGGAGCCGGTGTTGGCAGGCTTTGGAGCTGGCCACCCGCTCCTTTTCTCTCAGCGGGAGCCGCCTTGTAGGCGGGTCCCAAATGTTTGCTTACTCACGCCAGGAGGCGTGACCCACACAAAAAGTATTAAAATCTGCTTGCATAAAATATTCAAAATAGCTATTATATACATATAGCCTATTTTATCCACAACATGAAAACTATTATTTCCGCAAAAGATGCGAAAAATAAATTTGGAGAACTCCTAGACACTGCACTTGGACAACCCGTAACAATTTCAAAACACGGTCGTGCCGTCGTTGTTCTTATCTCTCAAGCTGAATATGAGCGGCTTAAGATGTTTGAAGATGAATACTGGTTAGAACACGCTTTAAAAGTAAAGAAAACAGAGTATTTGGGAACAGAGGCGAGTGAGAAATTCCTTTCTGAGCTCATGAATGCTAAAAATTAATATATCAAAACGCGTGCAAGAATTCCTGATGAAATTGCCTTCAAAACATGGCAAACAAATTGC contains:
- a CDS encoding type II toxin-antitoxin system Phd/YefM family antitoxin, producing MKTIISAKDAKNKFGELLDTALGQPVTISKHGRAVVVLISQAEYERLKMFEDEYWLEHALKVKKTEYLGTEASEKFLSELMNAKN